A stretch of the bacterium genome encodes the following:
- a CDS encoding DUF2029 domain-containing protein: protein MTPSPASAKVRILRTLAVVAALAIVVLTAQVALPYDFCTYYTAGLLANEEGAAAAFDLERLNQRHAELHPDSGRRVGSFYYSPLFLIPASLLARLDFAAAQMLNQLIILLALGGILYCALEPLRPRWLLALLFLAFVTGDPIRIQFLYQNWTALLVLLIALALRQTVRGHQRTAVLFWALAFHLKLYAGLFLVPLWFIDNGGKRRLALGAIAVFVLLLALPLPWTGFEGPTAFIGGLAEEAGGGITVFYNQISVPAALGRLARSPVDWVTSNRTVDSLALKALVWLSLAGFVLAVWKLRERPSGGRRALALTIPYLLLFLPKMWDHGELLFLALFALAALPRRVEAFAAVYLVLSFTYFPLVQHLMERALTEEIGAAQVQILLLFYPLLNLLAAVALVQQKATSESLPDTT from the coding sequence GTGACCCCGAGCCCAGCGAGCGCCAAGGTCCGCATCCTGCGCACTCTGGCGGTCGTCGCGGCTCTGGCGATCGTGGTGCTGACCGCCCAGGTGGCGCTGCCCTACGACTTTTGCACCTATTACACGGCCGGCCTCCTGGCCAACGAAGAAGGCGCGGCCGCGGCCTTCGACCTCGAACGGCTCAACCAGCGGCACGCCGAGCTTCATCCGGACTCCGGACGCCGGGTCGGAAGCTTCTACTACTCGCCGCTGTTTTTGATTCCCGCCTCGCTGTTGGCGCGGCTCGACTTCGCGGCCGCGCAGATGCTCAATCAGCTCATCATCCTGCTGGCTCTCGGCGGGATTCTCTACTGCGCGCTCGAGCCACTGCGGCCGCGATGGCTGCTGGCGCTGCTTTTTCTCGCTTTCGTCACCGGGGACCCAATTCGCATCCAATTCCTCTATCAGAACTGGACGGCACTGCTGGTTCTTCTGATCGCGCTCGCGCTCCGGCAGACGGTTCGTGGCCATCAGCGCACGGCGGTTCTCTTCTGGGCGCTGGCGTTCCACCTCAAGCTCTACGCCGGCCTCTTTCTGGTCCCGCTGTGGTTCATCGACAATGGTGGCAAGCGGCGCCTGGCCCTGGGCGCCATCGCGGTCTTCGTCCTACTTCTGGCCCTGCCGCTACCGTGGACCGGCTTCGAAGGACCGACCGCGTTTATCGGCGGTCTCGCCGAAGAGGCGGGCGGCGGGATCACGGTCTTCTACAACCAGATCTCGGTTCCCGCGGCGCTCGGGCGCCTGGCTCGTTCGCCGGTCGACTGGGTGACCTCGAACCGAACCGTCGACAGCCTAGCTTTGAAGGCCCTGGTCTGGTTGTCGCTGGCCGGCTTCGTCTTGGCCGTGTGGAAGCTGCGCGAGCGGCCGAGCGGCGGGCGGCGGGCTCTCGCTCTGACGATCCCCTATCTCTTGCTGTTTCTCCCCAAGATGTGGGACCACGGTGAGCTGCTGTTTCTGGCGCTCTTCGCCCTCGCTGCCCTACCCCGGCGCGTCGAGGCCTTCGCCGCCGTCTACCTCGTCCTGAGCTTCACCTACTTCCCGCTCGTCCAGCACCTCATGGAGCGGGCACTCACAGAGGAGATCGGGGCGGCCCAGGTCCAGATCCTGCTCCTGTTCTATCCGCTCCTGAACCTCCTCGCCGCGGTCGCACTGGTGCAGCAGAAGGCGACCTCCGAATCGCTGCCGGACACTACTTAG